Proteins encoded together in one Triticum dicoccoides isolate Atlit2015 ecotype Zavitan chromosome 7B, WEW_v2.0, whole genome shotgun sequence window:
- the LOC119341960 gene encoding serine/threonine-protein kinase BLUS1-like, translating into MERAPRKRGFPTDPKEYKLYEEVGEGVSATVYRALCVPLNTFVAIKVLDLEKCSSDLDGIRREVQTMSLIDHPNLLRACCSFANDHQLWVVMPFMAAGSALHIIKTNFPDGFEEAVIATLLWEVLKALVYLHSQGHIHRDVKAGNILIDTNGAVKLGDFGVSACMFDTGNRQRARNTFVGTPCWMAPEVMQQLHGYDYKADIWSFGITALELAHGHAPFSKYPPMKVLLMTLQNAPPGLDYERDKRFSKSFRDLVAACLVKDPQKRPSSEKLLKHSFFKQARSADFLAKSILEGLTPLGDRFRVLKAKEADLLLNNKLGPESKEQLSQKEYIRGISGWNFNLEDLKTAAALLDSSNGTYHFDGANNKDRDGLQDVYNESENIYQERVNHGASARHDEHEIQEVEDLDGDLASSFPTRPLEALKSCFDVGGDDDPDPTATNLRAQPSMESISPVQQFSEMDHSRSDNCNGENLERSVSVPSNLGNSVYPKFSSGSLIPEHVLSPYKNVGSDSRRNEFHQRNPSSRNRSGPLFFRQMKDTRPHLSVAPDEASEGNVVQRRGRFQVTSDNPGQKVASSASSNSRPNLPSGVTRPASNSSTILPTLQFLMQQNSMQKEVLSRLISSIEETSDASDASTVGSSQSSGSLAREKGLESYVVQLQRSVTELAEEVQRLKLRNNQLEQQINGLSKKDERLRREGSTKQ; encoded by the exons ATGGAGCGTGCACCACGTAAAAGGGGATTTCCAACTGATCCCAAGGAATATAAGTTATATGAGGAAGTTGGAGAAGGAGTTAGTGCCACAGTTTACAGGGCTCTTTGTGTCCCGCTCAATACTTTTGTTGCCATAAAAGTTCTTGACCTTGAGAAGTGTAGTAGTGACCTG GATGGAATAAGGCGGGAAGTACAAACCATGAGCTTGATTGACCATCCAAATCTTCTTCGCGCATGCTGTTCATTTGCAAATGACCATCAGCTTTGGGTTGTCATGCCTTTCATGGCTGCTGGATCTGCCCTGCACATTATAAAAACTAATTTTCCAGATGGTTTTGAGGAAGCAGTCATTGCCACACTTTTGTGGGAAGTTCTCAAAGCTCTCGTCTACCTACACTCTCAAGGGCATATTCACAGAGATGTAAAG GCTGGAAATATCCTAATAGATACAAATGGAGCTGTTAAGCTAGGAGACTTTGGAGTATCTGCCTGCATGTTTGACACTGGGAATAGACAACGAGCTAGAAATACATTTGTTGGGACCCCTTGCTG GATGGCTCCTGAAGTCATGCAACAACTGCATGGCTATGATTACAA AGCTGACATCTGGTCCTTCGGGATAACAGCATTAGAACTAGCACATGGTCACGCTCCATTTTCGAAGTACCCTCCAATGAAG GTGTTGCTTATGACGTTGCAAAATGCACCACCAGGTCTGGACTACGAGAGGGACAAAAGATTTTCAAAG TCTTTTAGGGACTTGGTTGCTGCATGTTTAGTCAAGGATCCACAGAAGCGTCCCTCTTCAGAAAAGCTGTTGAAACATTCATTTTTTAAGCAAGCGCGATCAGCTGATTTTTTGGCAAAGAGTATTCTTGAGGGACTTACTCCACTGGGCGACCGTTTTAGGGTGTTGAAG GCAAAAGAGGCTGACTTGCTTCTCAATAACAAGCTTGGTCCAGAGAGCAAGGAGCAGTTATCACAG AAAGAATACATAAGGGGCATCAGTGGCTGGAATTTTAATCTGGAGGACTTGAAAACTGCAGCTGCCCTT TTAGACAGTTCAAATGGCACATACCATTTTGATGGTGCCAACAACAAAGATAGGGATGGGCTACAAGACGTTTATAATGAATCAGAAAACATTTATCAGGAAAGGGTCAACCATGGGGCTTCTGCAAGGCATGATGAG CATGAGATACAAGAAGTAGAAGATTTGGATGGAGATCTTGCCTCTTCCTTTCCAACCCGTCCCCTTGAGGCACTAAA GTCTTGCTTTGATGTCGGCGGTGATGATGATCCAGACCCTACTGCTACAAATTTGCGGGCACAACCAAGCATGGAATCTATATCACCTGTGCAGCAGTTCTCAGAAATGGACCATAGTAGAAGTGACAACTGTAACGGTGAAAATCTGGAAAGAAGTGTCTCCGTACCCTCAAATTTGGGAAATAGTGTATATCCCAAGTTCTCAAGTGGTTCTCTTATTCCCGAGCATGTTCTTTCGCCTTACAAGAATGTTGGTAGTGATTCACGAAG GAATGAATTTCATCAGAGAAATCCGAGCAGCAGAAACCGTAGTGGCCCTTTGTTTTTCCGTCAAATGAAGGACACACGCCCACATCTGTCTG TTGCACCTGATGAGGCGTCGGAAGGAAATGTTGTCCAACGAAGGGGGCGATTTCAGGTCACATCAGATAATCCTGGTCAAAAG GTAGCTTCATCAGCAAGCAGCAACAGCAGGCCTAATTTACCAAGTGGAGTAACACGGCCAGCTTCCAATTCATCCACAATTCTTCCGACACTACAATTCTTGATGCAGCAAAATTCTATGCAAAAG GAAGTGCTAAGTAGATTGATTTCTTCAATTGAGGAAACATCTG ATGCTTCTGATGCAAGTACAGTTGGTTCGTCTCAG TCATCTGGATCGCTTGCCAGAGAGAAGGGATTGGAGTCGTATGTTGTCCAACTACAGCGAAG TGTCACAGAACTCGCTGAGGAAGTGCAGAGATTGAAGCTGAGAAATAATCAG CTTGAGCAGCAGATCAACGGGTTGTCGAAAAAAGACGAAAGGTTGCGAAGAGAGGGTAGTACCAAGCAATGA
- the LOC119336168 gene encoding L-gulonolactone oxidase 2-like codes for MSRGQGRAMGSMLAFLLVATLLHLAGGSPPPEPVVCTDGTSNCTVTNSVGSFPDRIVCRARSVTYPRTEQELVGAVAAAASAKRKMKVATRYSHSIPKLMCPGGLDGAIISTERLNRTVRIDAKKGLMTVESGMVLRDLVEAAGAAGLSLPNSPYWYGLTIGGLLSTGAHGSSLWGKGSAVHEYVVGLRIVTPAPASKGYAVVRELGADHPDLDAAKVSLGVLGVVSQVTLALQPLFKRSVTFVTRDDSDFADQVAVWGRLHEFGDMAWLPQQRKVLYREDDRVDVSSPGDGLWDSLLGRSIPTRLLVNGRAAEERLQEGSTNDTALCAAGRLQADSLERQAYGFKNDGLNFTGYPVVGYQHRIQASGTCINSPEDGLNTSCPWDPRIRGSFSQNTDFSIALSKAPAFVAEMQRLRDLSPDTFCAGIDTRFGVLIRYVKASSAYLGKPEDSVDFDIVSYRSRTDGMPRAHADVVDEIEQMALHKYGGLPHWGKNRNFAFDGAIAKYPKADEFLRVKDRYDPDGLFSSEWSDQVLGITGSPNIVKEGCGVEGLCVCSDDSHCAPEQGYFCRPGKVHDEARVCSTSVNP; via the coding sequence ATGTCGCGAGGACAAGGAAGAGCGATGGGAAGCATGCTCGCGTTTCTCCTTGTAGCCACCCTGCTCCACCTCGCCGGCGGCAGCCCTCCTCCGGAGCCGGTGGTCTGCACGGACGGCACGTCCAACTGCACGGTCACCAACTCGGTCGGTTCCTTCCCGGACCGCATCGTCTGCCGCGCGCGCAGCGTCACCTACCCGCGCACCGAGCAGGAGCTCGTCGGAGCCGTGGCGGCCGCGGCGTCCGCGAAGCGCAAGATGAAGGTGGCCACCAGGTACTCGCACAGCATCCCCAAGCTGATGTGCCCCGGCGGCCTCGACGGCGCCATCATAAGCACGGAGCGGCTCAACCGGACGGTGCGCATCGACGCGAAGAAGGGGCTCATGACGGTGGAGAGCGGCATGGTCCTCCGTGACCTGGTCGAGGCGGCCGGCGCCGCGGGGCTGTCGCTGCCGAACTCGCCGTACTGGTATGGCCTGACGATCGGGGGCCTGCTGTCGACGGGCGCACACGGGAGCTCGCTGTGGGGTAAGGGCAGCGCCGTGCACGAGTACGTGGTCGGGCTGAGGATCGTGACGCCGGCGCCAGCCAGCAAGGGGTACGCCGTGGTGAGGGAGCTCGGCGCCGACCACCCGGACCTGGACGCCGCGAAGGTCAGTCTCGGGGTTCTCGGCGTGGTCTCTCAGGTCACCCTGGCCCTGCAGCCGCTGTTCAAGCGGTCGGTGACGTTCGTGACGCGCGACGACTCGGACTTCGCGGACCAGGTGGCCGTATGGGGCCGTCTCCACGAGTTCGGCGACATGGCGTGGCTGCCGCAGCAGCGCAAGGTCCTCTACCGCGAGGACGACCGCGTCGACGTCTCGTCGCCGGGCGACGGCCTCTGGGACTCGCTCCTTGGCCGCTCCATTCCCACGCGCCTGCTCGTCAATGGTAGAGCCGCCGAGGAGCGGCTGCAGGAGGGCAGCACCAACGACACCGCTCTGTGTGCGGCGGGGCGGCTGCAGGCGGACTCGCTGGAGCGGCAGGCCTACGGCTTCAAGAACGACGGCCTCAACTTCACCGGGTACCCGGTCGTGGGGTACCAGCACCGCATCCAGGCGTCGGGCACATGCATAAACAGCCCGGAGGACGGCCTCAACACCAGCTGCCCCTGGGACCCGCGCATCCGGGGCTCCTTCTCTCAGAacaccgacttcagcatcgcgcTCTCCAAGGCGCCGGCGTTCGTGGCGGAGATGCAGCGGCTCCGGGACCTCAGCCCGGACACGTTCTGCGCCGGCATCGACACCAGGTTCGGCGTGCTCATCCGCTACGTCAAGGCGTCCTCCGCGTACCTAGGCAAGCCCGAGGACTCCGTCGACTTCGACATAGTCTCCTACCGGAGCCGCACCGACGGCATGCCGCGCGCGCACGCCGACGTGGTGGACGAAATCGAGCAGATGGCGCTGCACAAGTACGGCGGCCTCCCGCACTGGGGGAAGAACCGCAACTTCGCCTTCGACGGCGCCATCGCGAAGTACCCGAAGGCTGATGAATTCCTCAGGGTGAAGGACAGGTACGACCCCGACGGGCTCTTCTCCAGCGAGTGGAGCGACCAGGTGCTCGGCATCACCGGGAGCCCCAACATCGTCAAGGAGGGCTGCGGCGTGGAAGGGTTGTGCGTTTGCTCTGACGACTCGCACTGTGCGCCCGAGCAAGGCTACTTCTGCCGTCCAGGAAAGGTGCACGACGAAGCGAGGGTTTGCTCCACAAGTGTTAACCCGTGA